In the genome of Populus alba chromosome 11, ASM523922v2, whole genome shotgun sequence, one region contains:
- the LOC118058339 gene encoding outer envelope membrane protein 7 — MAAVTSALIAIAGVVLGWIAIEIACKPCLNKGREAIDRSLNPDYDPDDDEIRVPINSPN, encoded by the coding sequence ATGGCTGCAGTGACAAGTGCATTGATAGCAATAGCAGGAGTGGTTCTGGGTTGGATAGCAATAGAGATTGCTTGCAAGCCATGCCTCAACAAGGGCCGTGAAGCCATCGATCGATCTCTCAATCCTGATTATGACCCTGACGATGATGAGATTCGCGTCCCAATTAACTCACCAAACTGA
- the LOC118058355 gene encoding cullin-4 isoform X1 encodes MSLPTKRSATATTSTAGTSTSNTYPPMKKAKCQAASACSPLDYNKNGLHHSDDVVFDPSSMSLDDDPKLVDYRPPPAAANLSRKKATLPQPAKKLVIKLVKAKPTLPTNFEEDTWAKLQSAIKAIFLKQPAPCDLEKLYQAVNDLCLHKMGGNLYLRIEKECEAHISAALQSLVGQSPDLEVFLKLVATCWKDLCDQMLMIRGIALYLDRTYVKQTPNVRSLWDMGLQLFRKHLSLCPEVEHKTVTGILRMIERERLGESADRSLLDHLLKMFTSLGIYAESFERPFLECTSEFYAAEGMKYMQQSDVPDYLKHVESRLNEEQDRCNIYVDASTKKPLIATAETQLLERHISAILDKGFMMLMDGHRIKDLQTMYSLFLRVNALESLRQALSMYIRRTGQGIVMDEEKDKDMVSSLLEFKASLDSIWEESFSKNEGFCITIKDAFEHLINLRQNRPAELIAKFLDEKLRAGNKGTSEEELEGTLDKVLVLFRFIQGKDVFEAFYKKDLAKRLLLGKSASIDAEKSMISKLKTECGSQFTNKLEGMFKDIELSKEINESFRQSSQARTKLPSGIEMSVHVLTTGYWPTYPPMDVRLPHELNVYQDIFKEFYLSKYSGRRLMWQNSLGHCVLKAEFPKGKKELAVSLFQTVVLMLFNDAQKLSFQDIKDSTGIEDKELRRTLQSLACGKVRVLQKLPKGRDVEEDDSFVFNEGFTAPLYRIKVNAIQMKETVEENTSTTERVFQDRQYQVDAAIVRIMKTRKVLSHTLLITELFQQLKFPIKPADLKKRIESLIDREYLERDKNNPQIYNYLA; translated from the exons atgtctCTCCCCACCAAACGCTCAGCCACAGCCACCACTAGCACCGCCGGTACTTCCACCTCTAATACTTACCCTCCAATGAAGAAGGCCAAGTGCCAGGCCGCCTCCGCCTGCTCACCTCTCGACTACAACAAAAACGGCCTCCATCACTCCGATGACGTCGTCTTCGATCCTTCCTCCATGTCTCTCGACGACGATCCCAAGCTCGTCGACTACCGCCCTCCTCCCGCCGCCGCTAATTTGTCTCGCAAAAAAGCTACTCTTCCACAGCCCGCCAAGAAGCTCGTCATCAAGCTCGTCAAGG CTAAACCAACTCTGCCCACAAATTTCGAGGAGGATACATGGGCTAAGCTGCAGTCAGCCATTAAGGCTATATTCTTGAAACAACCAGCTCCTTGTGACTTAGAGAAGCTTTATCAG GCTGTCAATGATCTGTGCCTGCATAAGATGGGGGGGAATCTTTATCTACGAATTGAAAAGGAGTGTGAAGCACATATATCTGCAGCCTTACAATCCTTAGTTGGTCAAAGCCCAGATTTGGAGGTTTTCTTAAAACTGGTTGCAACATGCTGGAAGGATCTCTGTGACCAGATGTTGATGATCCGTGGCATAGCCTTGTATCTGGACAGAACATATGTGAAACAAACCCCAAATGTGCGTTCATTGTGGGACATGGGCTTGCAGCTTTTCCGCAAGCATCTTTCTTTGTGTCCTGAAGTTGAGCACAAAACTGTCACTGGCATCTTACGAATGATTGAGAGGGAAAG ATTAGGTGAATCAGCTGATAGATCTCTCCTTGACCATCTCTTGAAGATGTTCACTTCACTAGGAATTTATGCAGAAAGTTTTGAAAGACCTTTCCTTGAGTGCACATCTGAATTCTATGCTGCTGAAGGCATGAAATACATGCAGCAATCAGATGTTCCAGATTACTTGAAGCATGTGGAG TCAAGATTGAATGAAGAACAAGATCGATGTAATATTTACGTTGATGCAAGCACTAAAAAGCCACTAATAGCAACTGCAGAAACGCAGCTACTTGAACGCCATATATCCGCGATTCTTGATAAG GGGTTCATGATGCTGATGGATGGACATCGGATTAAGGACCTTCAGACAATGTACTCATTGTTTTTAAGGGTCAATGCCCTTGAGTCATTAAGGCAGGCCCTTAGCATGTACATCAGAAGAACTGGGCAGGGCATTGTCATGGATGAAGAGAAGGACAAAGATATGGTTTCCTCCCTGTTAGAATTTAAGGCTTCTCTTGATTCAATATGGGAAGAAAGCTTCTCCAAGAATGAAGGATTTTGCATCACCATAAAGGATGCATTTGAGCATCTAATTAATCTTCGCCAG AACCGTCCTGCTGAGCTGATTGCAAAGTTTTTGGACGAGAAGCTTCGTGCTGGGAATAAGGGTACTTCCGAGGAAGAGTTGGAGGGTACACTTGATAAAGTTTTGGTTTTATTCAGGTTTATTCAG GGTAAGGATGTCTTTGAAGCATTTTATAAGAAGGATCTTGCAAAAAGACTGCTGTTGGGAAAAAGTGCTTCTATTGATGCAGAGAAGTCTATGATATCTAAG CTGAAAACTGAATGTGGTAGCCAGTTTACAAACAAGCTTGAAGGAATGTTTAAG GATATTGAACTATCAAAGGAGATAAATGAGTCCTTCAGACAATCATCTCAGGCCAGGACAAAACTTCCATCAGGGATTGAAATGAGTGTACATGTTTTAACCACTGG GTACTGGCCCACATATCCACCCATGGATGTTAGGCTTCCTCATGAGCTGAATGTTTATCAG GATATATTCAAAGAATTCTACTTAAGCAAGTATAGTGGAAGGCGCTTAATGTGGCAAAACTCATTGGGTCATTGTGTATTGAAAGCCGAGTTTCCAAAAGGTAAAAAGGAGCTGGCAGTTTCTCTATTTCAG ACTGTCGTTCTGATGCTGTTTAATGATGCCCAAAAGCTTAGTTTTCAAGATATCAAAGACTCTACTGGCATAGAAGACAAGGAGCTTAGAAGAACTTTGCAGTCTCTGGCATGTGGAAAAGTTCGGGTTCTGCAAAAG CTGCCCAAAGGGAGGGATGTGGAGGAGGATGATTCCTTTGTGTTCAATGAAGGATTTACAGCTCCACTCTATCGAATAAAG GTCAATGCAATCCAGATGAAGGAAACTGTAGAAGAGAACACAAGCACCACTGAGAGAGTATTTCAGGATCGTCAATATCAG GTCGATGCTGCGATTGTTCGGATAATGAAGACAAGGAAAGTGCTGAGTCACACGCTTCTTATAACTGAACTATTCCAGCAG CTGAAGTTTCCTATAAAGCCGGCTGATTTGAAGAAAAGGATAGAAAGCCTTATCGACAGGGAATACCTGGAGCGAGACAAGAACAACCCTCAGATATACAATTACTTGGCCTAA
- the LOC118058355 gene encoding cullin-4 isoform X2, whose product MSLPTKRSATATTSTAGTSTSNTYPPMKKAKCQAASACSPLDYNKNGLHHSDDVVFDPSSMSLDDDPKLVDYRPPPAAANLSRKKATLPQPAKKLVIKLVKAKPTLPTNFEEDTWAKLQSAIKAIFLKQPAPCDLEKLYQAVNDLCLHKMGGNLYLRIEKECEAHISAALQSLVGQSPDLEVFLKLVATCWKDLCDQMLMIRGIALYLDRTYVKQTPNVRSLWDMGLQLFRKHLSLCPEVEHKTVTGILRMIERERLGESADRSLLDHLLKMFTSLGIYAESFERPFLECTSEFYAAEGMKYMQQSDVPDYLKHVESRLNEEQDRCNIYVDASTKKPLIATAETQLLERHISAILDKGFMMLMDGHRIKDLQTMYSLFLRVNALESLRQALSMYIRRTGQGIVMDEEKDKDMVSSLLEFKASLDSIWEESFSKNEGFCITIKDAFEHLINLRQNRPAELIAKFLDEKLRAGNKGTSEEELEGTLDKVLVLFRFIQGKDVFEAFYKKDLAKRLLLGKSASIDAEKSMISKLKTECGSQFTNKLEGMFKDIELSKEINESFRQSSQARTKLPSGIEMSVHVLTTGYWPTYPPMDVRLPHELNVYQDIFKEFYLSKYSGRRLMWQNSLGHCVLKAEFPKGKKELAVSLFQTVVLMLFNDAQKLSFQDIKDSTGIEDKELRRTLQSLACGKVRVLQKLPKGRDVEEDDSFVFNEGFTAPLYRIK is encoded by the exons atgtctCTCCCCACCAAACGCTCAGCCACAGCCACCACTAGCACCGCCGGTACTTCCACCTCTAATACTTACCCTCCAATGAAGAAGGCCAAGTGCCAGGCCGCCTCCGCCTGCTCACCTCTCGACTACAACAAAAACGGCCTCCATCACTCCGATGACGTCGTCTTCGATCCTTCCTCCATGTCTCTCGACGACGATCCCAAGCTCGTCGACTACCGCCCTCCTCCCGCCGCCGCTAATTTGTCTCGCAAAAAAGCTACTCTTCCACAGCCCGCCAAGAAGCTCGTCATCAAGCTCGTCAAGG CTAAACCAACTCTGCCCACAAATTTCGAGGAGGATACATGGGCTAAGCTGCAGTCAGCCATTAAGGCTATATTCTTGAAACAACCAGCTCCTTGTGACTTAGAGAAGCTTTATCAG GCTGTCAATGATCTGTGCCTGCATAAGATGGGGGGGAATCTTTATCTACGAATTGAAAAGGAGTGTGAAGCACATATATCTGCAGCCTTACAATCCTTAGTTGGTCAAAGCCCAGATTTGGAGGTTTTCTTAAAACTGGTTGCAACATGCTGGAAGGATCTCTGTGACCAGATGTTGATGATCCGTGGCATAGCCTTGTATCTGGACAGAACATATGTGAAACAAACCCCAAATGTGCGTTCATTGTGGGACATGGGCTTGCAGCTTTTCCGCAAGCATCTTTCTTTGTGTCCTGAAGTTGAGCACAAAACTGTCACTGGCATCTTACGAATGATTGAGAGGGAAAG ATTAGGTGAATCAGCTGATAGATCTCTCCTTGACCATCTCTTGAAGATGTTCACTTCACTAGGAATTTATGCAGAAAGTTTTGAAAGACCTTTCCTTGAGTGCACATCTGAATTCTATGCTGCTGAAGGCATGAAATACATGCAGCAATCAGATGTTCCAGATTACTTGAAGCATGTGGAG TCAAGATTGAATGAAGAACAAGATCGATGTAATATTTACGTTGATGCAAGCACTAAAAAGCCACTAATAGCAACTGCAGAAACGCAGCTACTTGAACGCCATATATCCGCGATTCTTGATAAG GGGTTCATGATGCTGATGGATGGACATCGGATTAAGGACCTTCAGACAATGTACTCATTGTTTTTAAGGGTCAATGCCCTTGAGTCATTAAGGCAGGCCCTTAGCATGTACATCAGAAGAACTGGGCAGGGCATTGTCATGGATGAAGAGAAGGACAAAGATATGGTTTCCTCCCTGTTAGAATTTAAGGCTTCTCTTGATTCAATATGGGAAGAAAGCTTCTCCAAGAATGAAGGATTTTGCATCACCATAAAGGATGCATTTGAGCATCTAATTAATCTTCGCCAG AACCGTCCTGCTGAGCTGATTGCAAAGTTTTTGGACGAGAAGCTTCGTGCTGGGAATAAGGGTACTTCCGAGGAAGAGTTGGAGGGTACACTTGATAAAGTTTTGGTTTTATTCAGGTTTATTCAG GGTAAGGATGTCTTTGAAGCATTTTATAAGAAGGATCTTGCAAAAAGACTGCTGTTGGGAAAAAGTGCTTCTATTGATGCAGAGAAGTCTATGATATCTAAG CTGAAAACTGAATGTGGTAGCCAGTTTACAAACAAGCTTGAAGGAATGTTTAAG GATATTGAACTATCAAAGGAGATAAATGAGTCCTTCAGACAATCATCTCAGGCCAGGACAAAACTTCCATCAGGGATTGAAATGAGTGTACATGTTTTAACCACTGG GTACTGGCCCACATATCCACCCATGGATGTTAGGCTTCCTCATGAGCTGAATGTTTATCAG GATATATTCAAAGAATTCTACTTAAGCAAGTATAGTGGAAGGCGCTTAATGTGGCAAAACTCATTGGGTCATTGTGTATTGAAAGCCGAGTTTCCAAAAGGTAAAAAGGAGCTGGCAGTTTCTCTATTTCAG ACTGTCGTTCTGATGCTGTTTAATGATGCCCAAAAGCTTAGTTTTCAAGATATCAAAGACTCTACTGGCATAGAAGACAAGGAGCTTAGAAGAACTTTGCAGTCTCTGGCATGTGGAAAAGTTCGGGTTCTGCAAAAG CTGCCCAAAGGGAGGGATGTGGAGGAGGATGATTCCTTTGTGTTCAATGAAGGATTTACAGCTCCACTCTATCGAATAAAG TAA